One segment of Pseudomonas pohangensis DNA contains the following:
- the rapA gene encoding RNA polymerase-associated protein RapA, whose protein sequence is MTQEYQPGQRWISDSEAELGLGTILMTEGRLLTVLYPATGETRQYSLRNAPLTRVRFAPGDEITHFEGWKLTVQTVEDIDGLLIYQGFNEQHEPCILPETQLSNFIQFRLASDRLFAGQIDPLNWFTLRYHTLEHLSRQQQSPLWGLGGARAQPIAHQLHIAREVADRIAPRVLLADEVGLGKTIEAGLVIHRQLLNGRANRVLILVPETLQHQWLVEMRRRFNLQVALFDAERFAESDAANPFEDCQLALVSLDWLKADAAAQEAALAAGWDLLVVDEAHHLVWHPEKASAEYLLVEQLAAEIAGVLLLTATPEQLGLDSHFARLRLLDPNRFHDLQAFRAESANYKPVAEAVQELLEHGKLGKAARQAIEGFLGAEGHELLESLDAGDESARARLVRELLDRHGTGRLLFRNTRAAVRGFPERELHAYPLENPDQYLFLAPGEHADLYPEVSFQASPDSGSEHWCRFDPRVDWLIDTLKMLKRFKVLVICAHAETALDLEDALRLRSGIPAAVFHEGMSILERDRAAAFFADEEFGAQVLICSEIGSEGRNFQFAHHLVLFDLPAHPDLLEQRIGRLDRIGQQQRIQLHVPYLQDSAQDRLFQWYHQALNAFLSTCPTGNALQHQFGPRLLPLLEDNQPAPWQALLGEAVAERERLEAELHSGRDRLLELNSGGAGEGEALVADILEQDDQFALSIYMEELFNAFGIDSEDHSENALVLKPGEKMLDASFPLGDDEGVTITYDRDQALTREDMQFLTWEHPMVQGGMDLVLSGSMGNTALAMIKNKALKPGTVLLELLYVSEVVAPRGLQLGRFLPPLALRCLLDGNGNDLAAKVSLNTLNDQLESVPRGSASKFVQAQREPLTRQINAAEGHIVPRHKERVAQARQQLIAELDEELARLTALQQVNPSVRDSEIQALRQQREDGLAFLEKAALRLEAVRVLVAG, encoded by the coding sequence ATGACGCAAGAATACCAACCGGGACAGCGCTGGATCAGTGACAGCGAAGCGGAACTTGGGCTGGGTACCATCCTGATGACCGAAGGACGGCTATTGACCGTGCTTTACCCGGCGACCGGCGAAACCCGCCAGTATTCATTGCGCAACGCCCCGCTGACCCGCGTGCGTTTTGCGCCGGGCGATGAAATCACCCATTTCGAGGGCTGGAAGCTCACCGTGCAGACGGTCGAGGATATCGATGGCCTGCTGATCTATCAGGGCTTCAATGAGCAGCACGAGCCGTGCATCCTGCCGGAAACCCAGCTGTCGAACTTCATCCAGTTCCGCCTGGCCAGCGACCGCCTGTTCGCCGGGCAGATCGATCCGCTGAACTGGTTCACCCTGCGCTATCACACCCTCGAGCATCTCAGTCGCCAGCAGCAATCGCCACTCTGGGGCCTGGGCGGCGCACGGGCGCAACCGATTGCCCACCAGCTGCACATTGCCCGCGAAGTGGCTGACCGCATCGCCCCGCGCGTATTGCTGGCCGACGAAGTCGGGCTGGGCAAGACCATCGAGGCCGGTCTGGTGATCCACCGGCAGCTGCTCAACGGACGCGCCAACCGTGTGCTGATCCTGGTACCGGAAACCCTGCAGCATCAGTGGCTGGTGGAAATGCGCCGGCGCTTCAACCTGCAAGTGGCCTTGTTCGACGCCGAACGCTTTGCCGAAAGCGATGCAGCCAACCCCTTCGAAGACTGCCAGCTGGCGCTGGTTTCGCTGGACTGGCTGAAGGCCGATGCAGCGGCGCAGGAAGCCGCGCTGGCGGCAGGCTGGGATCTGCTGGTGGTCGACGAAGCGCACCATCTGGTCTGGCACCCGGAAAAGGCCAGCGCCGAGTACCTGCTGGTCGAACAGCTTGCGGCAGAAATTGCCGGTGTGCTGCTGCTGACCGCCACCCCCGAACAGCTCGGCCTGGACAGTCACTTCGCGCGCCTGCGCCTGCTCGACCCCAACCGTTTCCACGATCTGCAGGCGTTCCGTGCCGAAAGCGCCAACTACAAACCGGTCGCCGAGGCGGTGCAGGAACTGCTCGAGCACGGCAAGCTGGGCAAGGCCGCACGCCAGGCCATTGAAGGCTTTCTCGGCGCCGAGGGACATGAGCTGCTGGAAAGCCTGGATGCCGGCGACGAGAGCGCGCGTGCCCGTCTGGTGCGCGAACTGCTCGATCGCCACGGCACCGGCCGCCTGCTGTTCCGCAATACGCGTGCCGCCGTGCGTGGCTTTCCCGAGCGCGAGCTGCATGCCTATCCGCTGGAGAACCCCGACCAGTACCTGTTCCTGGCGCCCGGCGAACACGCCGACCTGTATCCGGAAGTCAGCTTTCAGGCCAGCCCGGATAGTGGCAGTGAACACTGGTGCCGATTTGATCCGCGCGTCGACTGGCTGATCGATACGCTGAAGATGCTCAAGCGTTTCAAGGTGCTGGTGATCTGCGCCCACGCGGAAACCGCCCTCGACCTGGAAGATGCCCTGCGCCTGCGCTCCGGCATTCCGGCAGCGGTGTTCCATGAAGGCATGAGCATCCTCGAACGCGACCGCGCCGCCGCTTTCTTCGCCGATGAAGAGTTCGGCGCCCAGGTGCTGATCTGCTCCGAAATCGGCAGTGAAGGCCGCAACTTCCAGTTTGCCCACCACCTGGTACTGTTCGATCTGCCAGCCCACCCGGATCTGCTCGAACAGCGCATCGGCCGCCTCGACCGCATTGGCCAGCAGCAGCGTATCCAGCTGCACGTGCCGTACCTGCAGGACAGCGCCCAGGACCGGCTGTTCCAGTGGTACCACCAGGCGCTGAATGCCTTTCTCTCCACCTGTCCGACCGGCAACGCCCTGCAACACCAGTTCGGCCCGCGCCTGCTGCCGCTGCTCGAAGACAACCAGCCGGCACCCTGGCAGGCCTTGCTCGGTGAAGCCGTGGCCGAGCGCGAGCGCCTCGAAGCCGAGCTGCACAGTGGCCGTGACCGCCTGCTGGAGCTCAACTCCGGCGGAGCCGGCGAAGGCGAAGCACTGGTTGCCGACATTCTTGAGCAGGACGACCAGTTTGCCCTGTCGATCTATATGGAAGAGCTGTTCAACGCCTTCGGCATCGACAGTGAAGACCATTCGGAAAACGCCCTGGTACTCAAGCCCGGCGAGAAGATGCTGGATGCCAGTTTCCCGCTGGGTGACGACGAAGGCGTGACCATCACCTACGACCGCGACCAGGCACTGACCCGTGAAGACATGCAGTTCCTCACCTGGGAACACCCGATGGTGCAAGGCGGCATGGATCTGGTGCTGTCCGGCTCGATGGGCAATACCGCGCTGGCAATGATCAAGAACAAGGCGCTCAAACCCGGCACCGTGCTGCTCGAACTGCTCTATGTCAGTGAAGTGGTTGCCCCGCGCGGGCTGCAACTGGGGCGTTTCCTGCCCCCGCTGGCGCTGCGCTGCCTGCTCGATGGCAACGGTAACGATCTGGCAGCCAAGGTCTCGCTGAATACGCTGAACGACCAGCTGGAAAGCGTGCCACGCGGCAGCGCCAGCAAGTTCGTGCAGGCCCAGCGCGAGCCGCTGACCCGGCAGATCAATGCCGCCGAAGGGCATATTGTCCCCAGGCACAAAGAGCGGGTGGCACAAGCGCGCCAGCAACTGATCGCCGAACTGGACGAGGAACTGGCCCGCCTGACGGCACTGCAGCAGGTCAACCCGAGCGTTCGCGACAGCGAAATCCAGGCACTGCGCCAGCAGCGCGAGGATGGACTGGCCTTTCTGGAAAAAGCTGCCTTGCGCCTGGAGGCGGTTCGGGTACTGGTGGCCGGTTAA
- a CDS encoding phosphoethanolamine transferase has translation MAVGKWRLNSPISSARLVFYVALALVVVYNTATWQALHRLVPLDGVKNGAFYLSFAFFLLAFFVLLLTLVSFKYLLKPVLSLLLLSSAAAAYFMNSYGITIDTVMVQNIFETNPAEAGALISARMLGYLFFLGLLPALLIWRLPVEYKPFFRGLLNKLLVSAACVATVLVMVGAFYSTYAPIFREEDKLTHFINPTNYLYAVGKFTKQSLVIEKVEALQQIGLDSKTGPELAKRKKKSLVIFVVGETARADHFSLNGYERETNPELKKQDILNFTGVHACGTSTAVSVPCMFAVFPREDFSNKKGKTYEGVLDVLQRAGISVFWRDNNSDCKGTCLRIANDDVSKRKNSPFCNDRRCLDEVMLEDLQAYIDGLEDNALIVLHSDGSHGPEYFDRYPESMERFKPVCRTNQLSSCSTEELVNVYDNTILYTDYFLSQVIELLKRNEAERDTAMIYVSDHGESLGENGLYLHAAPYSIAPEAQTHVPMVMWFSPGAYQDWGISKDCMQAKQGDPELSHDNIFHSLLGLFDVQSTVYQSGLDMFSSCRPAS, from the coding sequence ATGGCTGTCGGCAAGTGGCGATTGAATTCGCCAATCAGTTCCGCGCGTCTGGTGTTTTATGTGGCGCTGGCACTGGTGGTTGTTTACAACACGGCGACCTGGCAGGCGTTGCATCGTCTGGTGCCGCTGGATGGGGTAAAAAACGGCGCGTTTTATCTGTCTTTCGCTTTTTTCCTGCTGGCATTTTTCGTCCTGCTGCTGACGCTGGTTTCCTTCAAGTATCTGCTCAAGCCGGTGCTGTCTCTGCTGCTGCTCAGTTCGGCGGCGGCGGCCTACTTCATGAACAGTTACGGCATCACCATCGATACGGTGATGGTGCAGAACATCTTCGAAACCAATCCGGCCGAGGCCGGTGCGCTGATCAGTGCGCGCATGCTTGGCTATCTGTTTTTTCTCGGGCTGTTGCCGGCGCTGCTGATCTGGCGCCTGCCGGTGGAGTACAAGCCGTTTTTCCGCGGTTTGCTGAACAAGTTGCTGGTCAGTGCTGCCTGCGTGGCGACCGTGTTGGTAATGGTGGGTGCGTTCTATTCGACCTACGCGCCGATCTTCCGTGAAGAGGACAAACTCACCCACTTCATCAACCCGACCAATTACCTCTATGCCGTAGGCAAGTTCACCAAGCAGTCGCTGGTCATCGAGAAAGTCGAGGCCTTGCAGCAGATCGGCCTGGACAGCAAGACCGGGCCGGAGCTGGCCAAACGGAAGAAAAAGTCACTGGTGATTTTCGTGGTCGGCGAAACCGCACGGGCCGACCATTTTTCCCTGAATGGCTACGAGCGTGAAACCAATCCTGAACTGAAAAAACAGGACATCCTCAACTTTACCGGTGTGCATGCCTGCGGCACGTCTACTGCGGTGTCTGTGCCGTGCATGTTCGCGGTGTTCCCGCGTGAGGATTTCAGCAACAAGAAGGGCAAGACTTATGAAGGCGTGCTGGATGTGCTGCAGCGTGCCGGTATCAGCGTGTTCTGGCGTGACAACAACAGCGATTGCAAAGGTACCTGCCTGCGCATTGCCAATGACGATGTCTCCAAGCGCAAGAACAGCCCGTTCTGCAACGACCGGCGCTGCCTGGATGAAGTGATGCTGGAAGACCTGCAGGCCTACATTGACGGTCTGGAGGATAACGCGCTGATCGTGCTGCACTCCGATGGCAGCCATGGTCCGGAGTATTTCGACCGTTATCCGGAGTCCATGGAGCGCTTCAAGCCGGTGTGTCGCACCAACCAGCTGAGCAGTTGCAGCACTGAGGAGCTGGTCAACGTCTACGACAACACCATTCTTTACACCGATTATTTTCTCAGCCAGGTGATCGAGTTGCTCAAACGCAACGAGGCCGAGCGCGATACGGCGATGATCTATGTCTCCGACCATGGCGAGTCGCTCGGCGAGAACGGCCTGTATCTGCACGCAGCGCCTTATTCGATCGCGCCGGAAGCGCAGACCCACGTGCCGATGGTCATGTGGTTCTCGCCGGGCGCTTATCAGGACTGGGGCATCAGCAAGGATTGCATGCAGGCCAAGCAGGGCGATCCGGAGCTCAGCCACGACAACATTTTCCATTCCCTGCTGGGCTTGTTCGACGTGCAGAGCACGGTCTATCAGTCAGGATTGGACATGTTCAGCAGCTGCCGTCCGGCCAGCTGA
- a CDS encoding phosphatase PAP2 family protein, producing the protein MTSNCPELLRTQAAWRLPALLWLHLCALLLLASWLWPTGRGLWDLLDKQAFHLLNGSLDLHPVWAGFWAITSVRTFDLLAAGLMLLLILRKDWLFSQGERFHALFTFIGLLGALLILRVLFARLVEAYDWQHSSPSLMIDGSLRLSEQFPWLAEHMDLKDASKRSFPGDHASVLMLWGAFLALFARGGKLALILLLTLFLMLPRLVAGAHWLSDDLVGGVILTLLAFAWGYCTPFAELFASSMLRLANPILKRLPSWV; encoded by the coding sequence ATGACTTCAAACTGTCCTGAATTACTCCGCACCCAGGCTGCCTGGCGCCTGCCGGCCCTGCTCTGGCTGCACCTGTGCGCACTGCTATTGCTGGCCAGCTGGTTATGGCCCACCGGACGGGGACTCTGGGACCTGCTGGACAAGCAGGCTTTTCATCTGCTCAACGGCAGCCTGGACCTGCATCCTGTCTGGGCCGGCTTCTGGGCCATTACCAGTGTGCGCACCTTCGACCTGCTGGCTGCCGGCCTGATGCTGTTGCTGATCCTGCGCAAGGACTGGCTGTTCAGCCAGGGCGAACGCTTCCACGCGCTGTTTACCTTCATTGGCTTGCTGGGCGCCCTGCTGATCCTGCGTGTGCTGTTTGCCAGACTGGTGGAAGCCTATGACTGGCAGCACAGCAGCCCGTCGCTGATGATCGACGGCAGCCTGCGCCTGAGCGAGCAATTCCCCTGGCTGGCTGAGCACATGGACCTCAAAGATGCCTCGAAACGCAGCTTCCCCGGCGATCATGCATCGGTATTGATGTTGTGGGGCGCATTCCTGGCCCTGTTCGCTCGCGGCGGCAAGCTCGCTCTGATTTTGCTACTGACCCTGTTCCTGATGTTGCCCAGGCTGGTCGCCGGTGCGCACTGGCTGAGTGACGATCTGGTCGGCGGAGTGATTCTGACCTTGCTGGCATTCGCCTGGGGCTATTGCACACCGTTTGCCGAGTTGTTTGCCAGCAGCATGTTGCGCCTGGCCAACCCCATACTGAAACGCCTGCCCAGCTGGGTTTGA
- a CDS encoding hydroxypyruvate isomerase family protein, which translates to MKIAANLSLLFSEMPLLQRVRVAAVAGFDGVEIQFPYEVPAIQLAEALQRAGLPLVLINLPAGDLMSGGAGLACVPARQAGFAAALQEALSYAAMTRPHKVNVLAGRLTDGMKAEQAWQCLVGNLRDAAQAFSALGIQVLCEAINPLDMPGFLLNTPQQMLELLAAVDHPNLALQLDLYHMARQGLDLPAVIRQLAGHIGHVQFADCPGRGEPDSGQLDFSAALAALQAVGYQGWLGAEYRPSTAGHLAWLARWRAQG; encoded by the coding sequence ATGAAGATCGCTGCCAACCTGTCGCTGTTGTTCAGCGAAATGCCCCTGTTGCAGCGGGTGCGGGTGGCCGCAGTGGCCGGTTTCGACGGCGTGGAAATCCAGTTTCCTTATGAAGTGCCTGCCATTCAGCTGGCCGAGGCGTTGCAGCGTGCCGGCCTGCCGCTGGTGCTGATCAATCTGCCTGCCGGTGACCTGATGAGCGGTGGTGCCGGGCTGGCCTGTGTGCCGGCACGTCAGGCCGGTTTTGCCGCAGCGTTGCAGGAAGCCCTGAGCTACGCGGCCATGACCCGTCCACACAAGGTCAATGTGCTGGCTGGCAGACTGACTGACGGGATGAAGGCGGAGCAGGCCTGGCAATGTCTGGTCGGTAATCTTCGCGATGCCGCACAAGCGTTCAGCGCGTTGGGTATCCAGGTACTGTGCGAAGCGATCAATCCGCTGGATATGCCGGGATTTCTGCTCAATACCCCGCAGCAGATGCTGGAGCTGCTGGCGGCGGTGGATCATCCGAATCTGGCGCTGCAGCTCGATCTGTACCACATGGCCCGGCAGGGGCTGGATTTGCCGGCGGTTATCCGGCAGCTGGCAGGCCATATCGGCCATGTGCAGTTTGCCGATTGCCCGGGGCGTGGTGAACCGGACAGCGGGCAGCTGGATTTCAGCGCGGCTTTGGCTGCGCTGCAAGCGGTTGGCTACCAGGGCTGGCTGGGCGCCGAATACCGGCCCTCGACTGCCGGGCATCTGGCCTGGCTGGCGCGCTGGCGCGCGCAGGGTTGA
- a CDS encoding NAD(P)-dependent oxidoreductase, which translates to MLESFPSLAFAGLGLMGRPMAGRLLAAGYPLTVWNRTADKCLPLLEQGAHRVETPGELCAGAEIVLLCLADTAAVHEVVFGAEGLAVHGRPGQLLVDFSSLDPQRTKSMAVELEARCGMRWVDAPVSGGVPGAQAGTLAIMAGGAYDDVERVRPILAHLGQRVTHMGGTGSGQITKLCNQMIVACNALVIAEAVALAERSGVDASLLADALAGGFADSRPLQILAPQMAARSFEPVKWHVRTLLKDLDSAVKQSGTSGSATPMSGLAAQLMRLHGQQGALDKDPATLIGMFEPRE; encoded by the coding sequence ATGCTTGAATCCTTTCCTTCTCTGGCATTTGCCGGGCTGGGCCTGATGGGCCGGCCCATGGCCGGGCGTCTTCTGGCTGCCGGCTACCCGCTTACCGTGTGGAATCGCACGGCAGACAAGTGCCTGCCGCTGCTGGAGCAGGGTGCACATCGGGTTGAGACGCCTGGCGAGCTGTGTGCCGGCGCAGAAATTGTCCTGCTCTGCCTGGCCGATACCGCAGCTGTACACGAGGTGGTGTTCGGTGCTGAAGGTCTAGCCGTCCATGGCCGGCCGGGGCAATTGCTGGTGGATTTCTCCAGCCTCGATCCGCAACGTACAAAAAGCATGGCGGTTGAGCTCGAAGCCCGTTGCGGCATGCGCTGGGTCGATGCGCCGGTATCCGGTGGCGTGCCTGGAGCACAAGCGGGGACTCTGGCGATAATGGCCGGTGGCGCCTATGACGATGTCGAGCGTGTGCGGCCGATCCTTGCCCACCTGGGGCAGCGGGTCACGCACATGGGTGGCACAGGCAGCGGGCAGATCACCAAGCTGTGCAACCAGATGATCGTGGCCTGCAACGCGCTGGTGATTGCCGAAGCAGTGGCACTGGCCGAGCGATCGGGTGTCGATGCAAGCTTGCTGGCGGATGCGCTGGCCGGCGGTTTTGCCGACTCCAGGCCGTTGCAGATACTGGCGCCGCAGATGGCCGCGCGCAGCTTCGAACCGGTCAAGTGGCATGTGCGTACGCTGCTCAAGGACCTAGACAGTGCCGTCAAACAGTCAGGCACAAGCGGCTCGGCCACACCCATGAGCGGGCTGGCCGCCCAACTGATGCGACTGCATGGTCAGCAGGGGGCGCTGGACAAGGACCCCGCCACGCTGATCGGGATGTTTGAGCCACGCGAATGA
- a CDS encoding DUF5064 family protein → MFEPGHLHRAFSGVPGTPTGHVDVFYEVHHDAAEGTLMHFKVTGNLDGKDFTEEFDMHRDTAFNFASLIAKAVVKQGLPSAVSPIMRNHKEYDAMFEDIRKKLDAKSGEAVNLTNLEKDGL, encoded by the coding sequence ATGTTTGAACCAGGTCATTTGCATCGTGCCTTTAGTGGCGTACCCGGTACCCCCACAGGGCATGTCGATGTGTTTTACGAAGTTCACCACGATGCAGCCGAAGGCACCCTGATGCACTTCAAGGTCACCGGCAATCTTGATGGCAAGGACTTCACCGAAGAATTCGACATGCACCGGGATACGGCCTTCAATTTTGCCAGCCTGATTGCCAAGGCAGTGGTGAAGCAGGGATTGCCCTCGGCAGTGAGTCCGATCATGCGCAATCACAAGGAATACGATGCCATGTTCGAAGACATTCGCAAAAAGCTCGATGCCAAGTCCGGTGAGGCAGTGAATCTGACCAATCTGGAAAAAGACGGTCTCTGA
- a CDS encoding DUF2288 domain-containing protein produces MTAQPSPLYLSLLGETARISWTELQPFFARGALLQVAGELDLVAVAVALAEDDRGRVAGWLEAGLLAEVTALQAEDLLLRDPELWAVVVAPWVVIQERSGKPQLH; encoded by the coding sequence ATGACTGCACAGCCAAGCCCCCTCTATCTGAGCCTGCTGGGTGAAACCGCCCGGATCAGCTGGACGGAATTGCAGCCTTTTTTCGCCCGCGGAGCCTTGCTGCAGGTGGCGGGTGAGCTGGATCTGGTGGCGGTGGCGGTTGCGCTGGCAGAGGATGACCGCGGGCGCGTCGCTGGCTGGCTGGAGGCAGGTCTGCTGGCCGAAGTTACCGCGCTGCAGGCAGAGGATCTGTTGCTGCGGGATCCCGAGCTGTGGGCAGTGGTGGTGGCACCCTGGGTGGTAATCCAGGAGCGCAGCGGCAAGCCGCAATTGCACTAG
- a CDS encoding branched-chain amino acid ABC transporter substrate-binding protein, whose product MNQATKQLSKLFTALVLAGMTSYAPAADTIKIALAGPKTGPVAQYGEMQFIGAEMAIEQINKAGGVDGMMLEGVAYDDACDPKQAVAVANKIVNDEIKFVVGHLCSSSTQPASDVYEDEGILMITAASTSPDITTRGHQLTFRTIGLDSMQGPTAAKYIVEQVKPKTVAVIHDKQQYGEGLATSVKGALESSGVNVAVFEGINAGDKDYSSLIAKLKQANVDFVYYGGYHPELGLILRQSAEKGLKAKFMGPEGVGNKEISAIAGPASEGMLVTLPKSFDQDPKNQALVEAFKAKNQDASGPFVFPAYAAVQVIAESIDKADSTDTAKVAATLRANSFDTPTGTLAFDDKGDLKDFSFVVYEWHQDGSKTEAPLK is encoded by the coding sequence ATGAACCAAGCAACCAAACAGCTTTCAAAACTGTTCACCGCACTCGTTCTGGCCGGCATGACCAGCTATGCCCCAGCAGCGGACACCATCAAGATCGCCCTCGCCGGCCCGAAAACCGGCCCGGTTGCCCAGTACGGTGAAATGCAGTTCATCGGCGCCGAAATGGCCATCGAGCAGATCAACAAGGCCGGTGGTGTTGACGGCATGATGCTCGAAGGCGTGGCGTACGATGACGCCTGCGATCCGAAGCAGGCTGTGGCCGTGGCCAACAAAATCGTCAACGACGAGATCAAGTTCGTGGTTGGCCACCTCTGCTCCAGCTCTACCCAGCCGGCTTCCGACGTCTATGAAGACGAAGGCATCCTGATGATTACCGCCGCCTCCACCAGCCCGGACATTACTACCCGCGGCCACCAGCTGACCTTCCGTACCATCGGTCTGGACAGCATGCAGGGTCCGACCGCTGCCAAATACATCGTCGAGCAGGTCAAGCCGAAGACTGTCGCCGTGATCCATGACAAGCAGCAATACGGCGAAGGCCTGGCCACCTCGGTCAAGGGTGCTCTGGAAAGCAGCGGCGTCAATGTGGCGGTGTTTGAAGGCATCAATGCCGGCGACAAGGACTACTCCTCGCTGATCGCCAAACTCAAGCAAGCCAATGTCGATTTCGTTTACTACGGCGGCTACCACCCCGAGCTGGGTCTGATCCTGCGTCAGTCCGCCGAAAAAGGCCTGAAGGCCAAGTTCATGGGTCCGGAAGGCGTGGGTAACAAGGAAATTTCCGCCATTGCCGGCCCGGCCTCCGAAGGCATGCTGGTAACCCTGCCGAAATCCTTCGATCAGGATCCGAAAAACCAGGCACTGGTCGAAGCCTTCAAGGCCAAGAACCAGGATGCCAGCGGCCCGTTCGTATTCCCGGCTTACGCAGCAGTCCAGGTGATTGCCGAGAGTATCGACAAGGCTGACAGCACCGACACCGCCAAGGTCGCAGCTACCCTGCGCGCCAACAGCTTTGATACCCCGACCGGCACCCTGGCCTTCGACGACAAGGGCGACCTGAAAGACTTCAGCTTCGTCGTCTACGAGTGGCATCAGGACGGTTCCAAGACCGAAGCTCCGCTTAAATAA
- the livH gene encoding high-affinity branched-chain amino acid ABC transporter permease LivH, giving the protein MPDLYHYLQQLVNGLTVGSTYALIAIGYTMVYGIIGMINFAHGEVYMIGSYAAFIAIIGLGMLGIDSLPLIIVAAFAASIIVTSAYGYSIERIAYRPLRGSNRLIPLISAIGMSIFLQNEVLLAQDSKDKAIPNLIPGNFVFGESTMNGVVISYMQVLIFIITFVVMLGLTLFISRSRLGRACRACAEDIRMANLLGINTNNIIALTFVIGATLAAVAAVLLGLQYGVINPNIGFLAGIKAFTAAVLGGIGSIPGAMLGGLVLGVAEAFGADIFGDQYKDVVAFSLLVLVLLFRPTGILGRPEVEKV; this is encoded by the coding sequence ATGCCTGATCTTTATCATTATCTGCAGCAGCTGGTTAACGGCCTGACTGTGGGCAGTACCTATGCGCTGATTGCCATTGGTTACACCATGGTTTACGGCATCATCGGCATGATCAACTTCGCCCACGGCGAGGTGTACATGATCGGCTCCTACGCGGCATTTATCGCCATTATCGGCCTGGGCATGCTCGGTATCGACAGCCTGCCGCTGATCATCGTCGCCGCCTTTGCCGCCAGCATCATCGTCACCAGTGCTTACGGCTACAGCATCGAACGCATTGCCTACCGGCCGCTGCGCGGCAGCAACCGGCTGATTCCGCTGATTTCGGCGATCGGCATGTCGATCTTCCTGCAGAACGAAGTACTGCTGGCGCAGGACTCCAAGGACAAGGCGATTCCCAACCTGATCCCGGGGAATTTCGTTTTCGGTGAAAGCACCATGAACGGCGTGGTGATTTCCTATATGCAGGTGCTGATCTTCATCATCACCTTTGTGGTCATGCTCGGCCTCACCCTGTTCATCTCGCGTTCGCGCCTGGGCCGTGCCTGCCGGGCCTGCGCCGAAGACATCCGGATGGCCAACCTGCTGGGCATCAACACCAACAACATCATCGCCCTGACCTTCGTCATCGGCGCCACGCTGGCGGCCGTTGCCGCCGTGCTGCTGGGCCTGCAATACGGCGTGATCAACCCCAATATCGGTTTCCTCGCCGGCATCAAGGCGTTTACCGCCGCCGTGCTCGGCGGCATCGGCAGCATTCCCGGCGCCATGCTCGGTGGCCTGGTGCTTGGTGTTGCCGAAGCCTTCGGCGCCGACATCTTCGGTGACCAGTACAAGGACGTGGTGGCCTTCAGCCTGCTGGTACTGGTGCTGCTGTTCCGCCCGACCGGCATTCTCGGCCGCCCGGAGGTGGAAAAAGTATGA